The nucleotide sequence CCCTGTCGCCCGGACCCGTGGGATGGGACGTGAACCCCGACCGAACCGCTTTGGACTTGACCAAGTTGTTCGCGGACAAACCTGTTTGGCTGGAAATCGGTTTCGGCGGTGGCGAGCATATGGTTCACCAGGCCGCGAACAACCCCGACATCGGCATCATCGGCTGCGAACCCTATATCAATGGCGTCGCGATGCTGCTGGGCAAGATCCGACAGGCAGCCGTGGAAAACCTTGCTGTCCACCCCGGTGATGTGCGCGACTTGTTGGATGTGTTGCCAGATGGCAGCCTGTCCCGTGCCTTCCTGCTTTACCCCGATCCGTGGCCCAAGAAGCGCCATCATCGCCGTCGTTTCGTGACCCCCGAGTTCCTGGACCCGTTGGCGCGCAAGCTCAGGGCGGGCGCGATCTTCCGTGTGGCGACCGACATCCCCGACTATGTTCGCCAGACACTTGAGCAGATGATGTCGCGTCCGGATTTCGAGTGGCTGGCTGAAGGCCCCTATGACTGGCGCGAGCCATGGGGAGATTGGATTTCCACCCGATATGAGCAAAAGGCGCTCCGCGAAGGGCGGGTGCCGCATTATCTGACTTTCCGCAAGCTTTGACGCTCGCGCCAAAATTCGAGGAACCGCCGATGTCATCACACGGACCCGCCCGCCCGTTGACCGCCAAACGCTCTGGCCCGCTGAAAGGTGAAGCGCATGTGCCGGGCGACAAATCGATTTCGCATCGGTCACTGATCCTTGGGGCACTTTCCGTGGGCACGACCGAGATCACGGGGCTTCTGGAAGGGCAGGATGTTCTGGATACGGCCAAGGCGATGCGGGCTTTTGGCGCAACCGTCACGCGTTCGGATGATGGCGTGTGGACGGTCCAAGGCGTCGGCGTCGGTGGCTTTGCGGAGCCTGAGAACGTGATCGACTGTGGTAATTCCGGAACTGGCGTCCGGCTGATCATGGGTGCCATGTCGACCAGCCCGATCACGGCGACTTTCACGGGTGATGCGTCGCTGAACGGTCGCCCGATGGGCCGGATCACCGATCCTATTTCGCTTTTCGGCGCGCAGTCCTATGGACGACAGGGAGGGCGCCTGCCGATGACGATCGTGGGGGCGGCAGAACCCGTTCCCGTGCGCTACGCGGTTCCCATGCCTTCGGCACAGGTTAAGTCGGCGGTATTGTTCGCGGGTCTGAACGCGCCGGGGCAGACAGTTGTGATCGAGAAAGAGGCGACACGCGACCATACCGAACGTATGTTGACCGGGTTCGGTGCACAGGTGTCGGCTGAGGAGACCTCCGAAGGGCGCGTGATTACCCTGCATGGACAACCGGAGTTGAAGCCGCAAACCATTGCTGTGCCACGTGACCCCAGCTCGGCCGCCTTTCCCGTGGCCGCGGCGTTGATCGTTGAAGGGTCAGACGTGCTCGTGCCAAATATCGGCCTGAACCCGACCCGTGCTGGCCTTTTTACAACGCTGCGTGAGATGGGTGCCGACCTGACATTCGAGAACGAGCGCCTTGAGGGTGGCGAGCCCGTCGCGGATCTGCGCGTGCGGTTCTCGACACTGAAAGGCATCGAGGTGCCGCCGGAACGCGCACCCAGTATGATCGACGAATACCCGATCCTGTCGGTGGTCGCGGCGAACGCGGAAGGCAAAACCGTCATGCGCGGTGTCAAGGAGTTGCGTGTCAAGGAAAGCGACCGGATCGACGCAATGGCGCGAGGGCTGGAAGCTTGCGGTGTCACGATCGAAGAAGACGAGGACACGTTGATCGTTCACGGCATGGGGCCGGGTGGCGTGCCGGGTGGCGCAACCACAGAAGCACGATTGGATCACCGCATCGCCATGTCGTTCCTGTGCCTCGGGATGGCTGCGAAGAACCCCGTGAAAGTAGATGACGTGGGACCGATTGCCACGTCTTTCCCTATCTTCGAGACACTGATGGGGGATCTGGGTGCCCAGTTCCAGCGGGATAACGCATGATTTTTACCGTTGCGATAGACGGACCTGCGGCGGCAGGTAAGGGAACCATCGCCAAGGCGTTGGCCGCGCATTTTGGGTTCGCGCATCTGGATACCGGCTTGCTTTACCGCGCGACGGGTCGTCGGGTGATGGATGGAGAGGCCCCGGTTGCCGCCGCTGAAAACCTCGCGGCGGATGATCTTGCGCGCACCGATCTGCGGACTGGCGACGTCGGGAAGGCTGCGTCCGAGGTCGCGGCGGTTCCAGAGGTTCGTGCTGCGCTTTTGCAGTTCCAGAAGGCCTTTGCCCGCCGCGAAGGCGGTGCAGTACTGGACGGTCGTGATATTGGAACGGTGATCTGTCCGAAGGCCGAAGTAAAGTTGTTTGTGACAGCATCGGATGAGCGCCGCGCCCAACGACGGCATCGGGAACTGGTTCAGGCTGATCCATCACTGACTGTGGATCAGGTTTTGGCTGACCTGAAAGAACGTGACGCTCGTGATGCGGCTCGTGACGCCGCGCCGATGAAGGCGGCAGACGATGCACTCTTGCTTGACACGACAGATTTAGCTATAGACGCCGCTGTCGCACAGGCGGTCGAAGCTGTGGGCAAGGCGCTGGAGCAGGGTCGGGGATAACCACCGGCCCTTGTTTGTTTGTTGCACTGTTCCCATATCGCCCGATCAGACCAATCGTTTAAGACCGGCGGAGACAACCGCCCGGCCAGCATATAGAAACCGAAGGAAACTGAAGACCTGATGGCTCAGAACACATCTATGGAGGAATTCGAAGCCCTCCTGAACGAAAGCTTCGAACTTGAGACGCCGGAAGAAGGTTCCGTTGTCAAAGGCCGCGTCATCGCCGTAGAGGCAGGACAGGCCATCATCGACGTAGGCTACAAGATGGAAGGCCGCGTTGATCTTAAAGAATTCGCAAATCCCGGCGAAGCCCCTGAAATCGAAGTTGGCGACGAGGTGGAAGTCTACCTGCGTCAGGTCGAAAACGCGCGTGGCGAGGCTGTCATCAGCCGTGAAATGGCCCGCCGTGAGGCAGCCTGGGATCGTCTGGAAAAGGCATATGCCGACGAGCAACGCGTCGAAGGCGCGATCTTCGGTCGTGTCAAAGGCGGTTTCACCGTCGATCTGGGTGGTGCCGTGGCGTTCCTGCCGGGTTCCCAGGTCGATGTGCGCCCTGTGCGCGACGCCGGCCCGCTGATGGGTCTGAAGCAGCCGTTCCAGATCCTGAAAATGGACCGCCGCCGTGGCAACATCGTTGTATCGCGTCGTGCGATCCTCGAAGAATCGCGTGCCGAACAGCGTGCTGAAGTCATCGCCAAGCTGTCCGAAGGCGACGCAGTTGACGGTGTCGTCAAGAACATCACCGAATACGGCGCATTCGTCGATCTCGGCGGTGTTGACGGCCTGCTGCACGTCACCGACATGGCATGGCGCCGTGTGAACCACCCGTCCGAGATCCTGTCGATCGGCGAAACCGTCAAGGTTCAGGTCATCAAGATCAACAAGGAAACGCACCGCATCAGCCTCGGCATGAAGCAGCTGCAGGACGATCCTTGGGATTCGGTCGAAGCCAAGTTCCCGCTGGAATCGGTCCACACAGGCCGCGTCACGAACATCACCGACTATGGTGCGTTCGTCGAACTGGAGCCGGGCGTCGAAGGTCTGGTCCACGTCTCCGAGATGTCCTGGACGAAGAAGAACGTCCATCCCGGCAAGATCGTTTCGACCTCTCAGGAAGTCGAAGTCATGGTTCTGGAAATCGACACAGCGAAACGCCGCGTCAGCCTTGGTCTGAAGCAGACCATGCGCAACCCGTGGGAGCTGTTCGAAGAAAAGCATCCTGTTGGTTCGACCGTCGAAGGCGAAGTCAAGAACATCACCGAGTTCGGTCTGTTCATCGGTCTCGACGACGATATCGATGGCATGGTTCACCTGTCCGACCTGACATGGGAAGGCCGTGGCGAAGATGTGATCGGCGACTACCACAAGGGCGACGTTGTCAAAGCTCTGGTCACCGAAATCGACACCGACAAGGAACGCATCTCGCTGTCCATCAAGGCACTTGGCGATGATCCGTTCCAGGAAGCTGTGTCCGGCGTCAAGCGTGGCTCCATCATCACTGTCGAAGTCACGGCGATCGAAGATGGCGGCATCGAGGTCGAGTATGAGGGTATGAAATCCTTCATCCGCCGTTCCGATCTGTCCCGTGATCGTGCTGAACAGCGCCCCGAGCGTTTCGGTGTAGGCGACAAGGTTGACGTCCGCGTGACCAATGTGGATTCCAAAACTCGCCGTCTGGGTCTGTCGATCAAGGCGCGCGAAATCGCCGAGGAAAAAGAAGCCGTCGAACAGTACGGTTCTTCCGACAGCGGCGCGTCGCTGGGCGACATTCTGGGTGCAGCGCTCAAGGGCGACAACTGATCCCAGTTGGAAATTATCGAAAGACAAGGCGTCGCTGGGAAACCTGCGGCGCCTTTTTACTTTACGAATCAGCATGCCCCGAGCAGCATTGCGTTCCCACTATCGTTTGCTTATTTAAGCCAAGACTGGCTCAGGGGTTGCACAAATCAGTGATTTGGCTTCATTTCTTGTGGATAGCGAATGGAAAACCCTTCGCACAGTTTGTGTTAGTCATGTAACTTAGTACCAGCCCACCAATAGCGGGATGGAGCCAAGGAGGTCGCAGATATGATCCGGTCCGAGCTAATCCAAAAGATTGCGGACGAGAATCCTCACCTCTATCAGCGTGATGTCGAACGGATCGTCAACACGATCTTCGAGGAGGTCATCGAAGCCATGGCACGAGGTGATCGCGTCGAGCTACGTGGTTTCGGCGCGTTCTCGGTCAAGAAGCGCGATGCGCGGACAGGTCGGAACCCGCGAACGGGTGAGTCGGTTGAAGTGGACGAAAAGCACGTACCGTTCTTCAAGACCGGTAAGCTGCTTCGCGACAGGCTGAACGGAAAAGCGGACTAGTCTATGCGCTACATAAAATGGGCATTTCTTGCGCTTCTGGCGCTATGCCTGATCACTGTGGGCTTCGCCAATCGCGAAGTCGTCAATCTTCAGCTCCTGCCGGAAGATATCGCTGTTTTTGCGGGGATAAGCGCAGGGGTCTCGATGCCGCTTTACCTAATCGTTTTCGCCAGCGTGATTGCCGGTTTGCTGATCGGCTTCGTCTGGGAGTGGCTGCGAGAGCATAAGCACCGTTCGGTTGCGAGCAGCAGCCGCAAGGAAAAGGCCGCGCTGGAAAGCGAATTGCGCGAGTTGAAGACGGGATCGCGCGATACCAATGACGACGTGCTTGCGCTACTTGAGACGCCGAAGTCCGCACGGTAACAAGTGACATGACACAGAAAACCCGCGTTAAGATCTGCGGTCTGTCCAGGTCGGACGACATAGCAGCTGCCGCGGCCAAAGCGGGGGCAGCTTATGTCGGATTCGCATATTTTCCGAAATCGCCCCGTCATGTGTCATTGGATCGGGCGGCACAATTGGCTGCGGATGTTCCTGTCGGTATCGCCAAGGTGATGTTTGCCGTTGATCCGGATGATGATCTGATTGACGACATCGCCCAGACTGTGCCGCTCGACATGCTCCAGCTCCACGGGTCTGAAACTCCGGAACGGGTGGCAGAAATCAGATCACGTATCGGTTTGCCTGTTATGAAGGTTATTGGCGTGGCATCCGCGGAGGATCTGGTTCCCCTGTCCGCGTACGAGACGGTGGCGGATCAGTTGTTGATTGATGCCAAAGCTCCGAAGAATGCTGAGTTGCCGGGTGGAAATGGGGTTACCTTCGATTGGGACCTGCTGGCCGGTCGTGCATGGTCCAGGCCGTGGATGTTGGCCGGCGGGCTGAACTCGGAAAACGTGGCTGAAGCAATACGGCGCACCGGCGCGCGGCAGGTTGACGTGTCTTCTGGCGTAGAAAATGCGCCGGGGGTCAAGGATGCGGCGCTGATCAAGGCGTTCGTAGCGGCGGCGCAGGGCTGAGGCTTGGACGCTACGGGCCGGCGACGCACATAATCGCGCATTGATCTTTCCGGCCGCATTCGGCACACCCTCAACCAGATAGTATGAGGGATGCCATGACACGGATCGACCGCAAATTTGCCGCGCTGAAGGCTGACGGAAAGAAGGCCTTCGTTGCCTATGTCATGGCTGGCGATCCGGATTATGCAACGTCGCTGGAGGTCGTGTGTGGACTGCCTGCCGCTGGTGTGGACATCATTGAACTCGGCATGCCGTTTACCGATCCGATGGCAGATGGCTCGACCATTCAGCTGGCAGGGCAGCGCGCGCTGGAGGGGGGGCAGACGCTGGAAAAAACCCTGCAGATGGCGCGGGAGTTTCGCAAACAGGACGACGAGACACCGATCGTTATGATGGGATACTACAATCCGATCTATAACCGTGGCGTCGATACCTTTCTGGTGGATGCGCGTGATGCGGGTATCGACGGGTTGATCATCGTGGACCTACCGCCCGAAGAAGATGACGAGTTGTGTATCCCGGCACAGAAGATGGG is from Qingshengfaniella alkalisoli and encodes:
- the trmB gene encoding tRNA (guanosine(46)-N7)-methyltransferase TrmB, whose product is MTERTAPTGAPWRNFYGRRKGKGLRDSQREYLDEDLITLSPGPVGWDVNPDRTALDLTKLFADKPVWLEIGFGGGEHMVHQAANNPDIGIIGCEPYINGVAMLLGKIRQAAVENLAVHPGDVRDLLDVLPDGSLSRAFLLYPDPWPKKRHHRRRFVTPEFLDPLARKLRAGAIFRVATDIPDYVRQTLEQMMSRPDFEWLAEGPYDWREPWGDWISTRYEQKALREGRVPHYLTFRKL
- the aroA gene encoding 3-phosphoshikimate 1-carboxyvinyltransferase is translated as MSSHGPARPLTAKRSGPLKGEAHVPGDKSISHRSLILGALSVGTTEITGLLEGQDVLDTAKAMRAFGATVTRSDDGVWTVQGVGVGGFAEPENVIDCGNSGTGVRLIMGAMSTSPITATFTGDASLNGRPMGRITDPISLFGAQSYGRQGGRLPMTIVGAAEPVPVRYAVPMPSAQVKSAVLFAGLNAPGQTVVIEKEATRDHTERMLTGFGAQVSAEETSEGRVITLHGQPELKPQTIAVPRDPSSAAFPVAAALIVEGSDVLVPNIGLNPTRAGLFTTLREMGADLTFENERLEGGEPVADLRVRFSTLKGIEVPPERAPSMIDEYPILSVVAANAEGKTVMRGVKELRVKESDRIDAMARGLEACGVTIEEDEDTLIVHGMGPGGVPGGATTEARLDHRIAMSFLCLGMAAKNPVKVDDVGPIATSFPIFETLMGDLGAQFQRDNA
- a CDS encoding (d)CMP kinase yields the protein MIFTVAIDGPAAAGKGTIAKALAAHFGFAHLDTGLLYRATGRRVMDGEAPVAAAENLAADDLARTDLRTGDVGKAASEVAAVPEVRAALLQFQKAFARREGGAVLDGRDIGTVICPKAEVKLFVTASDERRAQRRHRELVQADPSLTVDQVLADLKERDARDAARDAAPMKAADDALLLDTTDLAIDAAVAQAVEAVGKALEQGRG
- the rpsA gene encoding 30S ribosomal protein S1; translation: MAQNTSMEEFEALLNESFELETPEEGSVVKGRVIAVEAGQAIIDVGYKMEGRVDLKEFANPGEAPEIEVGDEVEVYLRQVENARGEAVISREMARREAAWDRLEKAYADEQRVEGAIFGRVKGGFTVDLGGAVAFLPGSQVDVRPVRDAGPLMGLKQPFQILKMDRRRGNIVVSRRAILEESRAEQRAEVIAKLSEGDAVDGVVKNITEYGAFVDLGGVDGLLHVTDMAWRRVNHPSEILSIGETVKVQVIKINKETHRISLGMKQLQDDPWDSVEAKFPLESVHTGRVTNITDYGAFVELEPGVEGLVHVSEMSWTKKNVHPGKIVSTSQEVEVMVLEIDTAKRRVSLGLKQTMRNPWELFEEKHPVGSTVEGEVKNITEFGLFIGLDDDIDGMVHLSDLTWEGRGEDVIGDYHKGDVVKALVTEIDTDKERISLSIKALGDDPFQEAVSGVKRGSIITVEVTAIEDGGIEVEYEGMKSFIRRSDLSRDRAEQRPERFGVGDKVDVRVTNVDSKTRRLGLSIKAREIAEEKEAVEQYGSSDSGASLGDILGAALKGDN
- the ihfB gene encoding integration host factor subunit beta; amino-acid sequence: MIRSELIQKIADENPHLYQRDVERIVNTIFEEVIEAMARGDRVELRGFGAFSVKKRDARTGRNPRTGESVEVDEKHVPFFKTGKLLRDRLNGKAD
- a CDS encoding LapA family protein — protein: MRYIKWAFLALLALCLITVGFANREVVNLQLLPEDIAVFAGISAGVSMPLYLIVFASVIAGLLIGFVWEWLREHKHRSVASSSRKEKAALESELRELKTGSRDTNDDVLALLETPKSAR
- a CDS encoding phosphoribosylanthranilate isomerase, with protein sequence MTQKTRVKICGLSRSDDIAAAAAKAGAAYVGFAYFPKSPRHVSLDRAAQLAADVPVGIAKVMFAVDPDDDLIDDIAQTVPLDMLQLHGSETPERVAEIRSRIGLPVMKVIGVASAEDLVPLSAYETVADQLLIDAKAPKNAELPGGNGVTFDWDLLAGRAWSRPWMLAGGLNSENVAEAIRRTGARQVDVSSGVENAPGVKDAALIKAFVAAAQG
- the trpA gene encoding tryptophan synthase subunit alpha, which translates into the protein MTRIDRKFAALKADGKKAFVAYVMAGDPDYATSLEVVCGLPAAGVDIIELGMPFTDPMADGSTIQLAGQRALEGGQTLEKTLQMAREFRKQDDETPIVMMGYYNPIYNRGVDTFLVDARDAGIDGLIIVDLPPEEDDELCIPAQKMGLNFIRLATPTTDDARLPTVLQNTSGFVYYVSITGITGAASAQAQDVGPEVARIKTKTDLPVIVGFGIKTPDNARDIASVADGAVVGSAIVKLIEEGRSSADILSFVAGLAAGAHSVI